From one Lasioglossum baleicum chromosome 11, iyLasBale1, whole genome shotgun sequence genomic stretch:
- the LOC143213800 gene encoding putative methyltransferase-like protein 15 homolog, producing MLPKVIHNIFALPIVGYSNINHCNRNVHYLLPKRSRLEYFKNVRRYSQLVDENVNNVSHVPVMANEVLQYLEPSPKKTIVDMTFGAGGHTIKILKTFPEVKIFALDRDPVAHEFAHKLSEKYPGQIIPLLGRFSELPQLLCQHKVQKNCIDGFLFDFGCSSMQFDVADRGFSISKNGPLDMRMDGFRCPEEPTAADVLERITEIDLIQILRAYGEEKKAKKIARAIVEARYTFRSLKTTEELAKLVESVVHENRYDQLGRSAHCATKTFQALRIFVNNELNEINYGIVLAASYLKTDGRLVTISFHSLEDTIVKRHISGNIIQTVANKLPLKFADYSKSYDTDEYNTILNSPWKMLHKHVITPTFEEIERNPRSRSAKLRGVRKVL from the coding sequence ATGTTACCAAAAGTAATACATAATATTTTTGCGCTTCCAATAGTAGGATATAGCAACATTAATCATTGTAATAGAAatgttcactatttattaccaAAACGAAGTCGCTTAGAATACTTTAAAAATGTAAGAAGATACAGTCAGTTAGTAGATGAGAATGTTAACAATGTATCGCATGTACCGGTTATGGCCAATGAAGTATTACAGTATCTGGAGCCTTCGCCAAAGAAAACTATAGTGGATATGACATTTGGTGCTGGAGGAcatactataaaaattttaaaaacttttCCTGAAGTGAAGATATTTGCATTAGACAGAGATCCTGTTGCGCATGAATTTGCACACAAATTATCAGAAAAATATCCTGGGCAAATAATACCTTTATTAGGGAGATTTTCTGAACTGCCACAGTTGCTTTGTCAGCACAAAGTGCAAAAGAACTGCATAGATGGGTTCTTGTTTGATTTTGGTTGTTCGTCAATGCAATTTGATGTTGCTGACAGAGGATTTTCCATATCAAAGAATGGACCTTTGGACATGAGGATGGATGGATTTAGGTGTCCTGAAGAACCTACAGCTGCCGATGTTCTAGAAAGAATAACTGAAATAGATTTGATTCAAATCCTAAGAGCTTATGGTGAAGAGAAAAAGGCAAAAAAGATTGCACGTGCTATTGTCGAAGCTCGATACACTTTCAGGAGCTTGAAAACCACAGAAGAATTAGCTAAGCTAGTTGAATCGGTTGTTCATGAAAATAGATATGACCAGCTTGGTAGATCTGCTCATTGTGCTACAAAAACATTTCAAGCACTGAGAATTTTTGTGAATAATGAATTGAATGAAATCAATTATGGTATTGTTCTGGCTGCATCGTATTTAAAAACAGACGGTCGCTTAGTCACGATATCTTTCCATTCTTTAGAAGATACAATAGTTAAAAGACATATTTCCGGAAATATAATACAAACAGTTGCTAACAAATTACCATTAAAATTTGCAGACTATAGTAAATCTTATGACACTGACGAATACAACACCATTTTAAACTCACCATGGAAAATGTTGCATAAACATGTAATTACGCCTACATTCGAAGAAATAGAAAGAAATCCGAGATCCCGTTCAGCGAAATTACGGGGTGTCCGTAAAGTGTTGTAA